Part of the Thermodesulfobacteriota bacterium genome, CCTCGGAGACCGAGGCGATCGAAGCCATGGAAGCGCTCATGGGCTGGCTTCCCACGCACCCTCCGAAGGAAGACGAACGCGTAAGTCTGACCCACGGCGACTACCGGCTCGACAACTTCATCTTCCACCCGGAGCGGGCGCGCATCGTCGCCGTCGTGGACTGGGAGCTCTCCACCCTGGGCCACCCGCTGGCGGACCTGGCCTACCAGTGCATGCAGTGGCGCATCGCCGCCGAGGGCCCGCTGCCGGGGCTGGGCGACCTGGATCGGGCCAGCCTCGGGCTTCCCACCGAGGAACAGTACGTGGCCGCCTACTGTCGCCGCATGGGCATCGCGTCGATCCCCGACTGGGGCTTCTACCTCGCCTTCAGCTTCTTCCGGTTTGCCGCCATCCTCCAGGGAGTTCTCAAGAGGAGCCTGGAGGGGAACGCCTCGAGCGACCGCGCGCTCCAGATGGGAACGCTGGTGCGGCCCTTGGCGGCGCTGGGGTGCAGGGCGGCGGGGCTGTAACGGTGTGACGCCAAGCCACGGGCCTACTCGAAAGAGCCGCGGCGCGAGGGGGAGTTGGGCTTTCCAACCTCTGGCCATCCAGGATTCCATGCCGACCATCGACGAAGTCCTCCCGGATCTCTTCCGGATCGAAGTGCCGCTGCCCGACAACCCGTTGCGGTCCATCAACGTGTACGTGGCCAGGGGCGAAGAGCGCTCCCTGATCGTGGACACGGGGATGAACCGCGCGGAGTGCCGGGCGGCTCTGGGGGAGGGGCTGCGTGCACTCGGCATCGACACGGGCTCGGCCGATTTCTTCATTACCCACCTGCACGCCGATCACATCGGGCTCGCCAAGGTCTTTGCCAGGCCAGGGGCGAGGGTCTTCCTGAATCGCCCGGATGCCCTCTGGCTCGAAACCTGGAGCGGGTGGGAGCCCTTCTTCCCCGTGGCGGAAGCGCACGGGGTGCCCGTGCGGGCGCTTCGGGCGGAGGTCTCGTCCAATCCCAGCCTCGCCTTCGAGCGAGACTGGCTTCCCGAGGTGACCCCGGCCGACGAAGGACGGATCTTTGCGGTTGGCGCCTACCGGTTCGAGTGCATCTCGACGCCCGGGCACACCGCGGGGCACATGTGCCTCTATGAGGCGCGCGAGAGGGTGCTCCTTTCCGGCGATCACATTCTGGGCGACATCAGCCCCAACATCACGAGCTGGCTTCCGGGTCGAGACCCCCTGAAGGAGTATCTCTCGAGCCTACGCAAGGCCTGCACCCTGGAGGTCGACCTGGTCCTCCCCGGGCATCGGCGCCTCTTTCGGGGCCACAAGGACCGCATCCAAGCGTTGGAGCGGCACCACCAGGCGAGGCTCGCCGAAGTGCTCTCCCTGCTATCGGAGCGCCCTCTCACCGCCTTTGAGCTCGCCTCACACATGACCTGGGATCTGAAGGGAACCTGGGCATCCTGGCCCCTGGCACAAAAATGGTTCGCGACGGGGGAGGCGATCGCCCACCTGGTCTACCTGGAAGGAGCCGGGGCCGTGACGAGGGACGAAGGGGACCGCGTGGTGTTCCACCTGCACCAACCCAGTGCCCGTGTGCAGGGTTGGGCCTAGCGGGGCGCCGAAACCCCAGCGCCCTACCCCGTGCGCGGCTCGGAGCGTGCCGCAAGACGTCGCCTCGGGAAGAGGGGCGGAAAGCCGCCCACCTACCACCCCCCCAGAAGGAGGAGGAAGACGATGAGAAGACCGTGCCTGACCGCCGTAGCGTTCCTCTGCCTCGTTTTGCCGACGCTCTCGTCGGCAGACAACCTCGCGAGGGACTACATCCCGGCCCCGCCGGGGACCGCTCTCATGATGTTCTACGACTACCACGTCTCTGCCCACACCATCTATCACAAGGGTGACAAGGTTACGAAAGACGCCTCGATCAGCGGCGATGTCTATATCTTCCGCCCGGTCTACTATACTACCACAGCTACTTTGGCCTCGTCGAAGGAGCATCCCAGGTTCTCTTCTTCGCCAAGGATGTTCAGATCGACGGCGTCGGCTCGATTTCCGGGCTTTCGGACATGCTCTACAGCCCGGCCTTCTTCGTCTGGAACAACCCTGCGTCCAAGAGCTACCTCGGTTTCATTCCCCATATCACCATTCCCATCGGTCAGTACGACAAGAACCGGCCGGGCTTGAGCCCGGGCGAGAACCGATGGAAGATCCAGCCGGAGCTCAATTTCACGCAGGGCATCGGCGACAAGCTCTTTGTCGAGCTCACGGCGGCCGCGCAGTTCTTCCAGAAGAACAAGGACTTTGGCGACTCCGAGCTGAAAACGGACCCACTATTTACGATCGAGGCGCATGCGAGCTACGACGTCGCCAAGTTCCTGGCGGTTGCCGCGAACTACTGGTGGCACGGCGGGGGAGAAAACGAGATCGACGGCGTAAAGCTAGATGACAAGCTGGACAACCACAGCCTGGGCGCCTCGCTGCACTTCGGCCTGTCGCCGAGCAACCAGTTGCTGGTGTCGTATCAATATGACGTCAAGGTCGAAGAGGGCCCGCAGTACCAGACGTTTGCCCTGCGTTTCTTGCATGCCTTCTGAACGGAGGGAAGCTGTACACGACGTGATGCAGAACTCGAGGAACCCAGGAGACAGAAGGGTTATCTGGCATCGTAGGCTGGCGTTCCACCAACACTCATTGGCTGGATGGGAGAGGTCGAACATACGACTACCCGAAAGGAGCGTGACATGAACGCGACGTCTAGGTTCTTGCTGGCAGCAATGGTCGCGGCTTTCTTGCCTTTTACCGCGATTGGCGAGGAGAAGAAGATCGAGGGCAACGTCCTTGGATACAACTGCGTCGTGAACAACATCGGATGCCCTGCAGATATGGAAGACCCAGTCGTAGCAAACGAGAGGATTTTCGTGGTCAGCATATCAGACAAGGAATTCGTATTCGTCCCCAATATCGACCGAGCGGTCTTGGCACGGTACATCACGAAGACCGTGCGCGTCTCGGGGGATTTCAACGAAAAGTACAACGCGATCCAGGCGAACACGCTTGAGGTGAAGACCGCTGGAACATGGAAGACGGTGTGGACGCTGGCGTGGGAAGAGGAGTTCCGGGCAAAGTTCAACATCCCACGGGGGCAGTGAAGCCAAGAGGCCGCTGCAACCCCCGCGGAAGGGGGAGCAGCGGCCTCTGCTTCTGTGGCCGGCCGTTGGCGACGGACGGCCTTCGAATTCCGCTACGTTTCTTGTCGCCATTTCTTGTTGACATGCTGAAACGGGGAGGGTAAATGTAGGCCCTCGGCAGAGAACGGGCGTTCGTTCTGTGTTGGCCTCTCGCGGCTTGCATGGGGGGATGTGGAGAGGAACCGCTCCGGGACGG contains:
- a CDS encoding MBL fold metallo-hydrolase, producing the protein MPTIDEVLPDLFRIEVPLPDNPLRSINVYVARGEERSLIVDTGMNRAECRAALGEGLRALGIDTGSADFFITHLHADHIGLAKVFARPGARVFLNRPDALWLETWSGWEPFFPVAEAHGVPVRALRAEVSSNPSLAFERDWLPEVTPADEGRIFAVGAYRFECISTPGHTAGHMCLYEARERVLLSGDHILGDISPNITSWLPGRDPLKEYLSSLRKACTLEVDLVLPGHRRLFRGHKDRIQALERHHQARLAEVLSLLSERPLTAFELASHMTWDLKGTWASWPLAQKWFATGEAIAHLVYLEGAGAVTRDEGDRVVFHLHQPSARVQGWA